In a genomic window of Dyadobacter fermentans DSM 18053:
- a CDS encoding type II toxin-antitoxin system VapC family toxin — MKIKRSADTFSCLNCTQVLIWALTSPSRLSTSTLNLLSTDAIFISHVSLLEIAIKQKIGKLPELPISINELEKVILADGFGLIPISAAHIDAYKPFLWMKHTAIRSIDLFWQLHFRKECLSFPQIGTSRFIMI, encoded by the coding sequence ATGAAAATCAAGAGGTCAGCGGATACTTTTAGTTGTTTAAATTGTACTCAGGTGCTCATCTGGGCACTCACTTCGCCTTCAAGATTATCGACAAGTACACTAAACCTGCTCTCAACGGACGCAATATTTATTTCCCATGTAAGCCTTCTGGAAATCGCTATCAAGCAAAAGATCGGCAAGCTCCCTGAACTGCCGATTTCGATTAATGAATTAGAGAAAGTGATTCTTGCAGATGGTTTTGGGTTAATACCAATTTCAGCAGCACATATTGATGCCTACAAGCCATTCCTTTGGATGAAGCACACCGCGATCCGTTCGATAGACTTATTCTGGCAACTGCATTTTCGGAAAGAATGTCTATCGTTTCCGCAGATCGGAACTTCAAGATTTATAATGATATAG